Genomic segment of Candidatus Omnitrophota bacterium:
GGAAAAAAATTCATTGATATGCTTCAAAGGCGCGACGCCGATCTTCTTAAAAAAACCGCTTTCGGGTTTTTTCAAACGGGTCTCTTTGACAGGAGCATAGCCCAAAATCACTTTTCCGCCGGAGGCGGATCCGCCTTTGGCGGACACGGGCTTTTCCCTCAACCCCAAAATGGTGCAGGGACCGGCTTCGACCACGGTGACGGGAACAATGTTGCCCTCATTGTCGAAGATCTGGGTCATGCCCACTTTTTTGCCCATTAAACCGCGGATCATTGCTTGATCTCCACGTCGACACCGGCCGGCAAATTCAACTTGCGCAGGGCCTCGACGGTCTTGGATGTCGGGTCCACAAGGTCGATCAATCTTTTATGCGTCGCCAGTTGGAACTGTTCACGGCTTTTCTTGTCGATGACCGGTGAACGCAGCACGGTATACAGCTCCTTCTTCGTCGGCAAAGGCACGGGCCCCAAAACCTGGGCACCGGTGCGGATGGCCGTGTCCACAATTTCCTGCGTGGACTGGTCGATCAGCCGATGGTCGAACGCTTTTAATTTGATACGGATCTTCTGCATGAATTCCTTATTTGATC
This window contains:
- the rpsJ gene encoding 30S ribosomal protein S10, with amino-acid sequence MQKIRIKLKAFDHRLIDQSTQEIVDTAIRTGAQVLGPVPLPTKKELYTVLRSPVIDKKSREQFQLATHKRLIDLVDPTSKTVEALRKLNLPAGVDVEIKQ